GTTGACATCCTCCATGGTCAACCAGTGGAGGAGTATATTGTCAAAGCTGAGCAATGCATCACTCAGGTCATTCAGGATGCAGCTTTTGACATATACTGCTGCGCTGGATAAAACCGACACTTGTGGGAAACTGTCGAAATCCTATCTGTCCATGTTTCCTCAGAGAATATTGAGAGGCATCCTCTGATCTCTTTGGTGGAATTATTTCCGACCTGCATGAGGTATCTGAGGTCAATAAGGCCTCCATGCGTACGAAATCAGGTCGCAAAATGTTCTGGGTGGAAGTGAGTTCAGGTTCCCAGAAGATTTATACCAAAACCCTGGACAAACTAAGGAAGCTGTTCACCTCCCACCATCTCACTGAGGGAAAAATACTCCTGTGCAAATCGAGCTTTCTGCAACTGGACTACTTGTAACTGAGGCCACTGTGCAGGAATCTCCTGTAACTGAGGCCACTTTGGCAGTGTCTCCTGTAcagaagacagacagtaagaccccTTCTAAGTCCCCAGCTTCAGCCTACCAGCTCACCCTCGACACCTGCACTAAAGGGGTAATCAAACAGGTGATCTCGGTGATGAGAGGGACACTTCAAAGGAAGACTGCTCCGCTTCCGTTGGGGAGAGCACGTCAAATTCATCCTTCGACTTCAACCAGAAGTTGGACTCGATAATTTCGAAATTGGAGGACCTCTCCATTTCGAGTGATGTGACGTCAGCCGAGATTGCCACACTCACGCGATCTCTTAGTGCAGCCAGCAGAACCTCTAACGTTTCCATCCAGAGCTTTCACAGTGCTGAGTTCCGAGCTAAGGCCAAACACATTGTGAGTGAGACCATTCTCAGAGCTGCTAGCAAAGCCAGCCATTCTTTGCTACAGAGCATGCCTAGCACCACCTTCTCACACCATGCGGTTTCTACAGCCGAAGATATAGTAAATATTATCATGCAAGACCTTGAAAGTGTATCCCAGTACACTGTGGACGACGCAGACTCCTTCCCACTAGGAGAGAAAAAGCTGGAGTTCCAGCTCAAACCCAGAGTTGTCTTTGACAACTTATTGGATGCTGCTCAAACCATGTACCACAGAGTAAAGGATAGACTGAACATATTTTTCTCTTTTCCACCAGTGTCAGTCACCACAGCCAAATATGTGCTGGACTCCACCCCTGTGGAGACACTCAGACGCTCTAAGTCCGCTGACACTGCTCTTGTTGAGGACAGGAGCCGCCCCTCCGTCTGTGAGAAGTGAGAAGCCTTTGTCAAAAGTCTGTTTGGCTAAAAGGTCTAAAACCCTTCTGTCTTCGAGTGGCTCTTCAACAGACCACCATGTAATTGACACATGCAGTGAGGATGTCACTCTGCCCACCAGGAGTATGTCAGTTGTGAGCAACAACAGTTTGAAGAGAGCCTCTCCTCTCCACGGCAGTGGATTGAGTGAAAGTTGCAAACCTCTTGTGGCTCTAAAAGACGTAACAGTGGCAGTCAGCCAAGAAGGCTTTAGCAAAACTGCAAAGAAGACGCTCAGCTTGATCCTAAATGTGATCAAGTGTAGAGTGGCCAACTCTGAGAGTTCATCTGTTGGGCAGATTGCAAGTGAGGAGTGTCTGATAGCCACTAACATGTTAGACTCTGTACTGGAGAGCCTTGACCAGTTGCCTGACATGAGCGCTGCCGATGAGATCACAAGGACAGAATCCCATACCTCTATCGCAATGGGACGAGACAGGTTCACGGTCAACGCTTGTGAGCCAACAAGAAATAAACATATCTGACACCAATATCATAGTGAAAACTATAATGGACACATTGAAGACGGACGACCCAGAGATGACTTCAGCAGAAGAACATCTGGATAGGCTCCTGTCAGTTGAAGCCCTTCAAGGTGCATCTGGCAACCTGATCACAAAGGTCCATGGTCTCATTCAGGAGATAACCATAAACCGCCAGCTTCAATCCATGGTTGGCCACAGAAGCCTCTCTCAACCAGCGCTGCCTAAACCAGCCCTGAGGAAGCTGTCAAAGGACGATGCCTCAGAGCTCATTTACAACTTTGCCCAGACTTCTGTTAGGAGACTCCTGGGGCAGTGTATGGGAAGGCCTATGCCACCATCGGCTGAAATGGTTTTGGATCAGGTCATCAAGTTGATGACAGACGTGGTGATGGACAGCCTGACTTATGTGTCCAAGTCTACAATGGAGGATGGTAAGTGAAAGTACCTCTTTTCATCTGCATAGGACTTAATTGTAACATGCTCAATACATTGCGTTTTATGATGTAAAATTCACtggctgtgtccaaaatggcaccttcttccatatttagtgcactacttttgaccagaccctatgggtcctggtcaaaagtagtgcactataaagtgaagagaatgccatttgggatgcagtgacTGACTTCAATGGCTGCGTCCTCTTCTCCCAGTTATTGTACACAGGTCGGTCACACTAGCGTGCTCTTCTCACTCAGACACCAGCAATGCCACAAGTGACATCactcatggtgttgtagctgaccTTAATGCTACTGAGGAATTCCCTGCCAGGAGCCTTAGCCCGGCTGATGTAAAGGCTGACGGCATGGCCCGCCTTCCCTCTGCCAGAGGGGAAGAGACTAAGAAGAACAGGAAGTGGCGTTTCCTACCGAAAATGCATAAGTTTCCAAAGATCATGATTAAGGTAGGGTGCTCTGTGTTTTGAGATTACATCTGTAAGGCAGGGCTGAAATTTACCCTACAGATTCACTACACCCCTATTGTCTCTCAGCATTAGAACAATACTGTTGTCATTGTCTTTAGGAGGTTGAGTGAGGACGCTGTAATGCAATCCTAATACACATGGGAGAGAGTCAATGGCTatgtccctaatggcaccctattcctatatagtg
Above is a genomic segment from Coregonus clupeaformis isolate EN_2021a unplaced genomic scaffold, ASM2061545v1 scaf1328, whole genome shotgun sequence containing:
- the LOC123486834 gene encoding uncharacterized protein LOC123486834 isoform X1 — its product is MDTLKTDDPEMTSAEEHLDRLLSVEALQGASGNLITKVHGLIQEITINRQLQSMVGHRSLSQPALPKPALRKLSKDDASELIYNFAQTSVRRLLGQCMGRPMPPSAEMVLDQVIKLMTDVVMDSLTYVSKSTMEDVIVHRSVTLACSSHSDTSNATSDITHGVVADLNATEEFPARSLSPADVKADGMARLPSARGEETKKNRKWRFLPKMHKFPKIMIKLFKTKGEPKSHPKQDALPTKRLRETHISQDAECEVPEVPSLPPPKEDLTTTPAPAPQESQSRKRPLIVRVLHALSRAISKPFRGASGKKN
- the LOC123486834 gene encoding uncharacterized protein LOC123486834 isoform X2 codes for the protein MDTLKTDDPEMTSAEEHLDRLLSVEALQGASGNLITKVHGLIQEITINRQLQSMVGHRSLSQPALPKPALRKLSKDDASELIYNFAQTSVRRLLGQCMGRPMPPSAEMVLDQVIKLMTDVVMDSLTYVSKSTMEDDTSNATSDITHGVVADLNATEEFPARSLSPADVKADGMARLPSARGEETKKNRKWRFLPKMHKFPKIMIKLFKTKGEPKSHPKQDALPTKRLRETHISQDAECEVPEVPSLPPPKEDLTTTPAPAPQESQSRKRPLIVRVLHALSRAISKPFRGASGKKN